From a single Natronorubrum tibetense GA33 genomic region:
- a CDS encoding alpha-amylase family glycosyl hydrolase has product MNWNSDHEHCDRRTATDGGILNNETEFESGDGSHHPGPPRFVTVGDGIVNPNGREMETRDDLAPWNPDGDGTYEWHLVDSPDGSTAEPTDELVAEFEPDVPGVYTLALEAPDGIHQLTIRAFPEADDDAPRPRIELDAVIEDEQVVLSPIATCVGGEPSVEYYVDDRDADLLESDGTISIDAVDEPVRIYGVAVAERHSVPDAIELVPDEETGTVRVEHPFEPPAWVADSIVYEIFTRRFPDQDEPTFETIADRLDHLERLGVDVLWLTPFLEAESGFGTPMAHGGPHGYNTRDYFTVDADLGTMADFEALVDACHDRGFRVVFDLVINHTADTHPFYEAAADETHPQHERYCDWYRWDDFEARDPDTYFGWDGIPNLDYGNPEVREYLLSVVDFWAERVDGIRADVAWGVPLTFWTEVHDRVTSADGEFFLLDETLPSDVEMGGGRFHMHHDDVLHDTLERLGERFGTGQSAMAGTVGEADATDATPDEEEDAVADEFVDRAAHLDTSTADAVLDALEDRPRRGPHPDSEWLLYVENHDTDRYLDEYGREAQRAAAAATFTLPGSPMCYYGQETGVRGRREPMNWGAFDESLLAYYERLFEIRREESALQTDASLERIAYESETDAMVAFVRFVPEEDRRVVVAIHFGEGAATVELEEQVDETDLLTGESVVDSATGDIVVDSVVVLESESTGD; this is encoded by the coding sequence GTGAACTGGAACAGCGACCACGAGCACTGCGACCGACGAACTGCCACTGACGGTGGGATCCTGAATAACGAGACCGAATTCGAGAGCGGAGACGGCTCACACCACCCCGGTCCGCCGCGGTTCGTCACCGTCGGGGACGGTATCGTGAACCCGAACGGTCGGGAGATGGAGACGCGCGACGACCTCGCGCCGTGGAATCCCGACGGCGACGGGACCTACGAGTGGCACCTCGTCGATTCGCCGGACGGGTCGACTGCCGAACCAACCGATGAACTGGTCGCCGAGTTCGAACCGGACGTACCGGGCGTTTACACGCTCGCCCTCGAGGCACCCGATGGAATCCATCAGCTGACGATTCGTGCCTTCCCCGAGGCGGACGATGACGCGCCCCGGCCGCGGATCGAACTCGATGCGGTAATCGAGGACGAGCAGGTCGTCCTGTCGCCGATAGCGACCTGTGTCGGTGGCGAGCCGTCCGTCGAGTACTACGTCGACGACCGGGATGCGGACCTCCTCGAGTCGGACGGAACGATTTCCATCGACGCCGTGGACGAACCAGTCCGGATCTACGGGGTCGCCGTGGCCGAGCGCCATTCCGTGCCGGACGCGATCGAACTGGTCCCCGACGAGGAGACCGGGACGGTCCGCGTCGAGCACCCCTTCGAACCGCCGGCGTGGGTCGCGGACTCGATCGTCTACGAGATCTTCACCCGCCGGTTTCCCGATCAGGACGAGCCGACGTTCGAGACCATCGCGGACCGACTCGACCACCTCGAGCGTCTCGGCGTCGATGTCCTCTGGCTGACGCCGTTTCTCGAGGCCGAGAGCGGGTTCGGAACGCCGATGGCGCATGGCGGCCCCCACGGCTACAACACGCGGGACTACTTCACCGTCGACGCGGATCTCGGGACGATGGCCGACTTCGAAGCGCTGGTCGACGCCTGCCACGACCGCGGTTTCAGGGTCGTCTTCGACCTCGTGATCAACCACACCGCGGATACGCACCCGTTCTACGAGGCCGCGGCCGACGAGACTCATCCCCAACACGAGCGCTACTGCGACTGGTACCGGTGGGACGATTTCGAGGCCCGCGATCCGGACACCTACTTCGGCTGGGACGGGATCCCGAACCTCGACTACGGGAACCCCGAGGTTCGGGAGTACCTGCTTTCCGTCGTCGATTTCTGGGCCGAACGGGTCGATGGTATTCGGGCCGATGTCGCGTGGGGCGTCCCGCTGACGTTCTGGACGGAGGTCCACGACCGTGTGACGAGCGCGGACGGTGAGTTCTTCCTGTTAGACGAGACCCTTCCATCCGACGTCGAGATGGGCGGCGGGCGCTTCCACATGCACCACGACGATGTCCTTCACGACACGCTCGAGCGGTTGGGCGAGCGGTTCGGGACCGGGCAGTCGGCCATGGCTGGGACGGTTGGTGAGGCGGACGCCACCGACGCGACACCCGACGAGGAAGAAGACGCCGTCGCCGACGAGTTCGTGGATCGGGCTGCACACCTGGACACGTCGACCGCCGACGCCGTTCTCGACGCGCTCGAGGATCGCCCTCGACGCGGCCCTCACCCGGACTCGGAGTGGCTGCTGTACGTCGAGAACCACGATACTGACCGGTATCTCGACGAATACGGCCGAGAGGCACAGCGTGCCGCGGCCGCGGCGACGTTCACCCTCCCCGGGTCGCCGATGTGTTACTACGGACAGGAGACCGGCGTCCGCGGTCGGCGCGAGCCGATGAACTGGGGCGCGTTCGACGAGTCCCTGCTCGCGTACTACGAACGGCTGTTCGAGATTCGCCGCGAGGAGTCCGCGCTCCAGACCGACGCAAGCCTCGAGCGGATCGCCTACGAGTCGGAGACGGACGCCATGGTGGCGTTCGTCCGGTTTGTGCCCGAGGAGGACCGGCGAGTCGTCGTCGCGATTCACTTCGGCGAGGGAGCCGCGACGGTGGAACTCGAGGAGCAGGTCGACGAGACGGATCTGCTGACCGGCGAGTCGGTCGTCGATTCGGCGACCGGCGACATCGTCGTGGACAGCGTCGTCGTTCTCGAGAGCGAGTCGACGGGCGACTGA
- a CDS encoding sugar ABC transporter permease — protein MKGLYTAIVDLKAGRRTPEDVAKTALATGFAVSILLVLMFPVYWVVTASLSGGSTLLTSDGVFADPTGYNLEAYRTVLGGDRFWSALQNSLVVVFVTVSVTITLAVPGAYALSRRKFIGKSNVLYGYVLFTQVGAGLSIAVLVALYALFVEFGVNNNLLVLGLFYAGGAIPFNTWLLKLFMDNIPVSYEEAAIVDGASQWQVMREIILPLAKPGLAVVLVFAFLAGWNEFIVAQTLLSPGNETLSIELYGLATGSRHSTPWTEFAAFAILFALPVALIYFFAQSYVESGLSFGGMEG, from the coding sequence ATGAAAGGACTCTACACTGCGATCGTCGATCTGAAGGCCGGCCGTCGAACACCCGAAGACGTCGCGAAAACGGCGCTCGCGACCGGGTTCGCCGTCTCGATACTGCTCGTGTTGATGTTCCCGGTCTACTGGGTGGTCACCGCCTCCCTCTCCGGGGGAAGCACGCTGCTCACGTCCGACGGCGTGTTCGCTGATCCGACGGGGTACAACCTCGAGGCCTATCGAACCGTCCTCGGCGGCGATCGATTCTGGAGTGCGCTCCAGAACAGCCTCGTGGTGGTCTTCGTCACGGTCAGCGTGACCATCACGCTTGCCGTGCCCGGCGCGTACGCGCTCTCGCGCCGAAAATTCATTGGCAAGAGTAACGTCCTCTACGGCTACGTCCTGTTCACGCAGGTCGGTGCGGGGCTCTCGATCGCGGTTCTCGTCGCGCTCTACGCCCTGTTCGTCGAGTTCGGCGTCAACAACAACCTGCTCGTGCTCGGGTTGTTCTACGCCGGCGGGGCGATTCCGTTCAACACGTGGCTGTTGAAGCTGTTCATGGACAACATCCCGGTCTCTTACGAGGAGGCGGCGATCGTCGACGGTGCAAGCCAGTGGCAGGTGATGCGTGAGATCATCCTCCCGCTCGCCAAACCGGGGCTCGCCGTTGTCCTCGTGTTCGCGTTCCTTGCGGGCTGGAACGAGTTTATCGTCGCCCAGACGCTGCTCTCGCCGGGGAACGAGACCCTCTCGATCGAACTCTACGGGCTAGCCACCGGGAGCCGTCACTCCACGCCGTGGACGGAGTTCGCGGCATTTGCGATCCTGTTTGCGCTCCCGGTCGCGCTCATCTACTTCTTCGCCCAGAGCTACGTCGAGAGCGGCCTCTCGTTCGGCGGCATGGAAGGCTGA
- a CDS encoding helix-turn-helix transcriptional regulator, translated as MNGTPDDIEFLVTSDHRVAVLDTLASGPNDRDALRSATGASSPTMSRILTDFENRNWIEREDRRYQLTGLGEFVADRLGKFVDAMSIEHQLRDVWRWLPHELDGFSVDLFTDVTVTRPNAGYPDKSTKRRIELITETSTWRGVGVAMLGLRTLETSFDRLLDQHDEFHCEYIYPPEVFDELLSWGDTETIMEAADSDSYTVLLHENLPMEDRYEISLFDDCVTICCYDHEKGGLQALIETTSSDMRTWAESYYEQFRAEAQPLRDAYEHGVLRSLE; from the coding sequence ATGAATGGGACACCCGATGACATCGAATTTCTCGTCACGTCGGACCACCGGGTCGCCGTGCTAGACACGCTGGCCTCGGGTCCGAATGACCGTGACGCATTGCGATCCGCGACGGGGGCTTCGTCGCCAACCATGAGCCGAATTCTCACCGACTTCGAGAATCGCAATTGGATCGAACGGGAGGACCGGAGGTACCAGCTGACCGGTCTGGGCGAGTTCGTTGCCGATCGACTAGGGAAGTTTGTGGACGCGATGTCGATTGAACACCAACTTCGTGACGTCTGGCGGTGGTTACCTCATGAATTAGATGGGTTCAGCGTCGATCTGTTTACGGATGTGACGGTCACTCGCCCGAATGCCGGGTACCCCGATAAATCCACTAAACGCCGTATCGAGTTGATCACGGAGACATCTACGTGGCGTGGGGTTGGCGTGGCAATGTTAGGGTTACGGACGCTGGAGACCTCATTCGATCGGCTCCTCGACCAGCATGATGAGTTCCACTGTGAGTACATCTACCCGCCCGAAGTGTTCGATGAACTCCTATCGTGGGGGGACACGGAAACGATCATGGAGGCAGCCGACAGCGACAGCTACACCGTCTTGTTGCACGAGAACCTGCCAATGGAAGATCGGTACGAAATCTCTCTCTTCGACGATTGCGTGACCATCTGTTGTTACGATCACGAAAAGGGTGGATTACAGGCGCTCATCGAGACGACCAGTAGCGACATGCGAACGTGGGCGGAGTCGTACTACGAGCAGTTCCGTGCAGAAGCGCAGCCGCTCAGGGACGCATACGAACACGGGGTACTGCGATCGCTCGAATAG
- a CDS encoding carbohydrate ABC transporter permease gives MGVFPSGRSTTELVDDLNLETRDLIGWLLVLPGLLLFSMFMIYPIAMLLYISLTDATTAGSVVSGETSVIGFDNYVELLTDWQFWNSMSITWLYLALSLVLKVILAIGLAMVLTHERVKGKRYMRAIVIIPMGFPPIFTISIWRAMFSGARFGPMNEFLSMYNGAVTSVTGIVDTIVFFTTVNAPQFLLADVPVGFLSSRWTAFAAYVTTEVWLAYPFMVIIIVSALQDVPGELQDAAKVDGAGFFHRFVNVTFPSIKGPVIFASILTAATSFQNFLIPWVLNQGGPARQNELILVYGYREAIIENQFALASSIMTIAIIIIGMFMLLAVKKTNIAEGAA, from the coding sequence ATGGGTGTCTTTCCCTCCGGACGGTCGACAACGGAACTCGTCGACGATCTGAACCTCGAGACTAGAGATCTCATCGGGTGGCTCCTCGTGCTCCCCGGGCTGTTGCTGTTCTCGATGTTCATGATCTACCCGATCGCGATGCTGCTCTACATCTCGCTAACCGACGCGACGACGGCCGGCTCGGTCGTCAGCGGCGAGACGTCGGTCATCGGGTTCGACAACTACGTCGAACTGCTCACCGACTGGCAGTTCTGGAACTCGATGTCCATTACCTGGCTCTATCTGGCACTGAGCCTCGTGCTCAAGGTGATTTTGGCCATCGGTCTCGCTATGGTTTTGACCCACGAGCGGGTCAAAGGCAAGCGCTACATGCGGGCAATCGTCATCATTCCGATGGGGTTCCCGCCGATCTTTACGATCAGCATCTGGCGGGCGATGTTTAGCGGGGCGCGGTTCGGACCGATGAACGAGTTCCTGTCGATGTACAACGGGGCCGTAACCTCGGTTACGGGCATCGTCGATACGATCGTCTTCTTCACGACGGTCAACGCGCCGCAGTTTCTGTTGGCCGACGTTCCCGTCGGGTTCCTCTCGAGTCGATGGACCGCGTTCGCAGCGTACGTGACGACGGAAGTCTGGCTTGCGTACCCGTTCATGGTCATCATCATCGTGAGTGCGCTACAGGATGTCCCCGGAGAGCTCCAGGACGCGGCGAAAGTCGACGGCGCGGGCTTCTTCCATCGGTTCGTCAACGTGACGTTCCCGTCGATCAAGGGTCCCGTCATCTTCGCGTCGATCCTGACGGCCGCGACATCGTTCCAGAACTTCCTCATCCCGTGGGTATTGAATCAGGGTGGTCCGGCCCGCCAGAACGAACTCATTCTGGTGTACGGCTACCGTGAAGCGATCATCGAGAACCAGTTCGCGCTGGCCTCTTCGATCATGACCATCGCGATCATCATCATTGGGATGTTCATGCTACTCGCGGTGAAGAAAACGAACATCGCGGAGGGAGCAGCATAA
- a CDS encoding substrate-binding domain-containing protein, translated as MNRRSILKGVGGTAAATTLAGCIGGLFTGDDPEVLWHEFQDAEGEQFNDFLDEFNEETGHDLGSNSVNEMEEQLETALPAGEGPVGFTWAHDWIGLYHDEGYLYDATDDIGLDLEDTYSEAAAEAVQWEGNTYGLPYAAETVTLMYNREMVEEPPETIDEMEEIMEDYHDPDGEGTYGLAYPPTDVYFMSAYLQAFDGLLFDEEADELGVDSDAVIEGGEFIEQSLYPYTPSASDNEAHEATFGDGNAPFTINGPWMTGEYADLDLGVAPLPLPDGGEPTPLTGIPLWYFTTEGEEADEGTLEAVVEFAEWYTTNDDVITSNADNGMIPVHNDHVGSDELGETVGAFSETVDMGVPMPADAKMDSVWAPMEDALDQLFSGSESAADAFETAADEIRGSWD; from the coding sequence ATGAACCGCAGATCAATCCTGAAGGGAGTCGGTGGAACGGCCGCAGCAACGACGCTCGCGGGCTGTATTGGGGGACTGTTCACTGGTGACGATCCGGAAGTGCTCTGGCACGAGTTCCAGGACGCGGAAGGGGAGCAGTTCAACGACTTCCTGGACGAGTTCAACGAGGAGACCGGCCACGACCTCGGTTCGAACTCCGTCAACGAGATGGAAGAGCAACTCGAGACGGCGCTCCCCGCCGGCGAGGGACCCGTCGGCTTCACCTGGGCTCACGACTGGATCGGGCTCTATCACGACGAAGGCTACCTGTACGATGCGACCGACGACATCGGCCTGGATCTCGAGGACACCTACTCGGAAGCGGCGGCGGAGGCAGTCCAGTGGGAGGGGAACACCTACGGACTCCCGTACGCGGCGGAGACCGTGACGCTGATGTACAACCGGGAGATGGTCGAGGAGCCGCCGGAGACGATCGACGAGATGGAAGAGATCATGGAAGACTACCACGACCCCGACGGCGAGGGGACGTACGGTCTCGCCTACCCGCCGACGGACGTCTACTTCATGAGCGCGTACCTGCAGGCGTTCGACGGCCTGCTGTTCGACGAGGAGGCGGACGAGCTGGGCGTCGATTCGGACGCCGTGATCGAAGGCGGGGAGTTCATCGAACAGTCGCTCTACCCGTACACGCCCTCCGCATCGGACAACGAGGCCCACGAGGCGACGTTCGGCGACGGCAACGCGCCGTTTACGATCAACGGTCCGTGGATGACCGGCGAGTACGCCGACCTCGACCTGGGCGTTGCTCCGCTCCCGCTGCCCGACGGCGGCGAGCCGACGCCGTTGACCGGCATTCCGCTCTGGTACTTCACGACCGAGGGCGAGGAAGCCGACGAGGGGACGCTCGAGGCCGTCGTGGAGTTCGCCGAGTGGTACACCACCAACGACGACGTGATCACCAGTAACGCGGACAACGGCATGATTCCGGTCCACAACGACCACGTCGGCAGCGACGAACTCGGCGAGACGGTTGGCGCGTTCAGCGAAACCGTCGATATGGGCGTCCCAATGCCGGCAGACGCGAAGATGGACTCGGTCTGGGCCCCGATGGAAGACGCGCTCGATCAGCTCTTCTCCGGCAGCGAATCGGCGGCCGACGCGTTCGAAACGGCAGCCGACGAGATTCGCGGCAGCTGGGACTGA
- a CDS encoding ABC transporter ATP-binding protein, protein MARVSVDSLRKTYDRGSIVAVDDLNLDIEDGEFITVVGPSGCGKTTTLRMLAGLEEPSGGTITIGDEDVTDVHAKNRDVAMVFQNYALYPHKTVFENMEFGLRMSTDFDESERERRVVEAAEMMGIADLLEDKPDELSGGQKQRVALGRAIVREPDLFLFDEPLSNLDASLRTEMRAEIQRIQDELGITAVYVTHDQEEAMTMGDRMVILNHGILQQTGPPTDVYENPVNRFVGGFVGSPSMNFVDVDVERTGDGIRLLGPGDRFQFDLSTAYVDRHAGELSADRYTLGIRPENVSVADGTADNTVRTTVEVVEPVGSDNYLHVDIAEDFIVRVESTITPETGEQVTLTFSESDLHLFDRDRGVDIFGIESEPPEAPAQ, encoded by the coding sequence ATGGCACGTGTTAGCGTCGACTCGCTCCGCAAGACATACGACCGCGGCTCGATCGTCGCCGTCGACGATCTGAATCTCGATATCGAAGACGGCGAGTTCATTACCGTCGTCGGTCCGTCCGGTTGCGGAAAGACGACGACGCTCCGAATGTTGGCCGGCCTCGAGGAGCCCTCCGGAGGAACGATCACGATCGGCGACGAGGACGTCACGGACGTCCACGCGAAAAACCGGGATGTCGCGATGGTATTCCAGAACTACGCGCTCTACCCCCACAAAACCGTCTTCGAGAACATGGAGTTCGGACTTCGGATGAGTACCGATTTCGATGAGAGCGAACGCGAACGCCGCGTCGTCGAGGCAGCCGAAATGATGGGGATCGCTGACCTGCTCGAGGACAAACCCGACGAGCTTTCGGGCGGGCAGAAACAGCGCGTCGCGCTCGGGCGGGCGATCGTTCGCGAGCCGGATCTCTTCCTCTTCGACGAGCCGCTTTCCAACCTCGACGCGAGCCTCCGGACGGAGATGCGCGCGGAGATCCAGCGCATTCAGGACGAACTCGGGATCACCGCCGTCTACGTCACGCACGATCAAGAGGAGGCGATGACGATGGGCGATCGGATGGTCATCCTCAACCACGGTATCCTCCAGCAGACCGGTCCGCCGACGGACGTCTACGAGAACCCTGTCAACCGATTCGTCGGCGGCTTCGTCGGCTCTCCGTCGATGAACTTCGTCGATGTCGATGTCGAACGGACGGGCGATGGGATCCGGCTGCTCGGTCCCGGTGACCGGTTCCAGTTCGACCTCTCGACGGCGTACGTCGACCGACACGCCGGGGAACTCTCGGCCGACCGATACACGCTCGGGATCCGACCGGAAAACGTCTCGGTCGCCGACGGAACGGCCGACAACACGGTCCGAACCACCGTCGAGGTCGTCGAACCCGTCGGCTCGGACAACTACCTGCACGTCGACATCGCCGAGGACTTCATCGTTCGGGTCGAGTCGACGATCACTCCGGAGACCGGAGAGCAAGTGACGTTGACGTTCTCGGAGTCCGATCTCCACCTGTTCGATCGGGATCGCGGCGTCGATATTTTCGGCATCGAGTCCGAACCGCCGGAAGCGCCGGCTCAGTAA